From Oncorhynchus keta strain PuntledgeMale-10-30-2019 chromosome 25, Oket_V2, whole genome shotgun sequence, one genomic window encodes:
- the LOC118376618 gene encoding uncharacterized protein LOC118376618, whose amino-acid sequence MNPPIINSTNSVTTSTKRKREAERSVNWTVEETQVLLCAWSDEQVQKSLAENVRNRHVFKHLSTRMCDLGFSRSPHQCRLRVKTLKANYVRAKLLRSVDDSQPCSFRYYAEMDAVLGRNCAVDGMGGGCHFGSPEGIGGLGGGLHFGSEGIRGGGRHFGSPDRIVGGRHLGSVDGVGTEPHSGSPEGIGGRQSRYLVSEVKVEEEEEDREAEDTDDYESNSIGINGQPLAGSGGRRHDVFIDRLNVYHEPVGHPLEVDLSSRSPSPHHPHHHTARPPLFLHPQTLALAVAAPSPPPSPWSLR is encoded by the exons ATGAATCCTCCGATTATCAACTCTACTAACTCGGTCACAACTTCCACGAAAA GGAAGCGAGAGGCCGAGCGCTCCGTCAACTGGACGGTGGAGGAGACTCAGGTGTTGCTGTGTGCCTGGAGTGATGAGCAGGTACAGAAGAGCCTGGCGGAGAACGTCCGAAACCGCCATGTCTTCAAACACCTGTCAACCCGCATGTGTGACCTGGGCTTCTCCCGCAGTCCCCACCAGTGCCGGCTCCGCGTCAAGACCCTCAAGGCCAACTATGTCAGAGCCAAGCTGCTGAGGAGCGTGGACGACTCCCAGCCCTGCAGTTTCCGGTACTACGCTGAGATGGACGCTGTGCTGGGGAGAAACTGTGCagtggatgggatgggaggagggtgccattttggatctCCTGAAGGGATAGGAGGACTAGGAGGAGGGCTCCATTTTGGGTCTGaagggataagaggaggaggaCGCCATTTTGGATCTCCTGATAGGATAGTAGGAGGGCGACATTTAGGGTCTGTCGATGGAGTAGGAACAGAACCCCATTCTGGATCTCCTGAGGGGATAGGAGGACGACAGTCGCGCTATCTGGTCTCTGAggtgaaggtggaggaggaggaggaggacagagaggcagAAGACACAGACGACTACGAGTCCAACAGCATAGGAATCAACGGTCAGCCACTGGCGGGCTCGGGTGGAAGACGCCATGATGTTTTTATAGACCGCCTCAACGTCTATCATGAACCTGTTG GTCATCCATTAGAGGTGGACCTGAGCTCCagatccccctccccccaccacccccaccaccacaccgcccggcctcccctcttcctccacccccaGACCCTAGCCCTGGCCGTGGCAGCACCATCCCCTCCACCCAGTCCCTGGAGCCTGCGTTGA